In the Hymenobacter volaticus genome, one interval contains:
- a CDS encoding vanadium-dependent haloperoxidase, producing MKIAGLACHQSHFSFNRSLQIHAVLALTLTDAFICCWKEKYHSNRIRPETVIRRYLDPEWKPLLQTPPFPEYLSGHSVISTAAATVLEHYFGPTYAYLDSTERVFGLPPRHFTSFRQAAQEAAVSRLYGAYISPMLSGKVSSRVAKLACWLCIVSAIDHRPKCFLNNPSMVS from the coding sequence ATGAAAATTGCCGGCTTGGCTTGCCATCAGAGCCACTTCTCGTTTAACCGTAGCTTGCAAATCCACGCTGTGCTGGCGCTCACCCTCACCGATGCGTTCATTTGCTGTTGGAAAGAGAAATACCATAGCAACCGGATTCGGCCCGAAACAGTGATTCGCCGCTATCTCGACCCTGAATGGAAGCCGCTACTCCAAACCCCGCCATTCCCAGAATATTTAAGTGGTCACTCCGTCATCTCAACGGCCGCGGCAACAGTGCTCGAACACTATTTCGGGCCGACTTATGCTTATCTCGACTCCACCGAGCGGGTGTTTGGGCTGCCGCCCCGGCATTTCACTTCCTTTCGGCAAGCTGCCCAAGAAGCAGCCGTGTCGCGGCTTTACGGGGCATACATTTCCCCGATGCTATCCGGCAAGGTCAGCTCCAGGGTAGCAAAGTTGGCTTGTTGGTTGTGCATCGTCTCGGCTATCGACCATCGACCAAAATGCTTCCTCAATAACCCTAGCATGGTGAGTTAG
- a CDS encoding VCBS repeat-containing protein codes for MTANKDALFQLVPATQSHVTFRNDLVEDETTNVLVYEYTYNGGGVALGDVNGDGLDDIYFTANKGANKLYLNKGNLRFEDVTATAGVALPLGWKTGVTMVDLNADGHLDLYVCRSGDLPGQFRRNQLFLNLGNDQQGVPHFREQAAACELADSAYSTQAVFFDYDKDQDLDMLLLNHSPRRFENLDEFYIKQLMRTPDAQTGIKLYRNEGARPGELPRFREVATAAGLLNTRLTFALGASVADLNNDGWPDIYLSNDYLAPDYLYINNHDGTFTDQLGQQMGHTSLSSMGNDAADLNNDGYADVCTLDMLPEDNRRQKLLFASDNYELFRIRNEAGLHKQYMRNMLHLNNGNSTFSEIGQLAGVSNTDWSWAPLVADYDNDGWKDLFLTNGFLHDYTNLDFLKYMGDFLHDRQGDVQRKNLLDLVRKMPSSNVVGYAFRNTGGATFTNASTAWGITEPANSNGAAYADLDNDGDLDIVVNNLNGPAFLYRNTAEKKPANRGLSVQLAGVGANRLGIGAKVQLYTGNVTQTQEQLVGRGYQSSVSPVLHFGLGQRRQIDSVRVTWPSGQQQVVRSVPAGHVLVLREADASAPELANKQTADPVFTAVTPPIAAVATENNVNDFKRQPLLVNSLSYSGPCLVQADVNNDGRPDVFMGGASGYRSRVYVQQKAGRFTELPQPALEADYLHEDTDAAFLDVDRDGDLDLYVASGGYDNFLPGDALLQDRLYLNDGRGNFTKSPAGSLPAMPTSTGCVRVADVNGDNSPDLFVGGRVTPGRYPEPPTSYLLVNDGHGRFHDQTASLAPTLRQLGMVTDAAWVDLNQDQHPDLVTVGEWLPVQVWINHNGQLTDETTTYLPGKLSGWWNKLLVTDLNQDNRPDLVIGNMGLNTQCRATNQQPAELYYKDFDDNGAVDPILCMYVQGKSYPFVSRDELLDQLSMTRTRFPNYRSYADAQLTNIFQAAELKNANVLRANYLQTACLLSTSQARYRLAPLPLEAQYTPVFALTTLDYNHDGHPDLLLGGNSTHCRIRFGNNDAGYGLLLRGDGRGNFTAVSQRQSGLRVQGDVRSFTQLGSVLLVGRNNQELQAYAFKKH; via the coding sequence ATGACGGCAAACAAAGACGCCCTTTTTCAACTGGTGCCCGCCACGCAAAGCCACGTTACGTTTCGCAACGATTTAGTTGAGGATGAAACAACCAACGTGCTGGTCTACGAATACACCTACAACGGCGGCGGGGTGGCGCTCGGTGATGTGAATGGCGATGGTTTAGATGATATCTATTTCACGGCCAATAAAGGCGCCAACAAACTGTACCTCAACAAAGGCAACCTGCGCTTCGAGGACGTAACGGCCACGGCTGGTGTGGCGCTGCCGCTCGGCTGGAAAACGGGCGTCACGATGGTGGACCTCAACGCGGACGGCCACCTCGACCTTTACGTGTGCCGATCGGGCGACCTGCCAGGCCAGTTCCGTCGAAATCAGCTGTTCCTCAACCTCGGAAACGACCAACAAGGAGTACCCCATTTCCGCGAGCAAGCAGCGGCGTGCGAGCTGGCCGACTCGGCCTATAGCACCCAGGCCGTTTTTTTCGACTACGACAAAGACCAGGACCTGGACATGCTGCTGCTCAACCACAGCCCCCGTCGGTTCGAGAACCTCGACGAGTTCTACATCAAGCAACTAATGCGCACGCCCGACGCGCAAACGGGGATTAAGCTCTACCGCAACGAAGGCGCCCGACCAGGAGAATTGCCCCGGTTTCGGGAAGTAGCCACGGCGGCCGGTTTGCTGAATACGCGGCTGACCTTTGCGCTCGGCGCCTCGGTGGCCGACCTCAACAACGACGGTTGGCCCGACATCTACCTTTCCAACGACTACCTGGCCCCTGATTACCTGTACATCAACAACCACGACGGCACGTTCACCGACCAGCTCGGCCAGCAGATGGGGCATACGTCCTTGTCGTCGATGGGCAACGACGCGGCCGACCTCAACAACGACGGCTACGCCGACGTTTGCACGCTCGACATGTTGCCTGAAGACAACCGGCGACAGAAGCTGCTCTTTGCCAGCGACAATTACGAGCTGTTTCGCATTCGAAACGAAGCTGGTTTGCATAAGCAGTACATGCGCAACATGCTGCACCTCAACAATGGTAACAGCACCTTCAGCGAAATAGGGCAACTCGCGGGTGTTTCCAATACGGATTGGAGCTGGGCTCCCCTGGTAGCCGATTACGACAACGACGGCTGGAAGGACCTGTTTCTTACGAATGGCTTTTTGCACGACTACACCAACCTAGACTTTCTTAAGTACATGGGCGACTTTCTGCACGACCGCCAGGGCGACGTGCAGCGCAAGAACTTGCTGGACTTGGTGCGCAAGATGCCTTCCTCGAACGTGGTGGGCTACGCCTTCCGCAACACCGGGGGCGCGACGTTCACCAACGCCAGCACCGCGTGGGGCATCACCGAACCAGCGAACAGCAACGGTGCCGCCTACGCCGACCTCGACAACGACGGCGACCTGGATATAGTGGTCAACAACTTAAACGGACCCGCCTTCCTCTACCGCAATACCGCGGAGAAGAAACCCGCAAACCGGGGCCTTTCCGTGCAACTGGCAGGAGTTGGAGCCAACCGCCTCGGTATTGGGGCCAAAGTGCAGCTCTACACCGGCAACGTCACGCAGACGCAGGAACAACTAGTTGGGCGCGGTTACCAATCCAGCGTGTCGCCGGTGCTGCATTTTGGCCTGGGCCAGCGGCGTCAGATTGATTCGGTGCGGGTGACGTGGCCTAGCGGGCAACAGCAGGTGGTGCGCTCCGTGCCCGCAGGCCATGTGCTGGTACTGCGGGAAGCGGACGCTAGCGCGCCGGAGTTAGCCAATAAACAGACGGCGGACCCTGTGTTTACCGCGGTAACTCCGCCGATTGCCGCCGTGGCAACGGAAAACAACGTCAATGATTTCAAACGCCAGCCTTTGCTGGTTAACAGCTTGTCTTACAGCGGCCCGTGCTTGGTACAGGCCGACGTAAATAACGACGGCCGGCCCGATGTGTTTATGGGAGGCGCTTCGGGTTACCGGAGCCGCGTCTACGTGCAGCAAAAGGCGGGACGATTCACTGAGTTGCCCCAACCAGCCCTGGAAGCGGACTACCTACACGAAGACACCGACGCGGCTTTCCTGGATGTGGACCGCGACGGCGACTTAGACCTTTACGTGGCCAGCGGCGGGTACGACAATTTCTTGCCCGGAGATGCGCTCCTGCAAGACCGGCTTTACCTCAACGATGGGCGCGGCAACTTCACTAAAAGTCCCGCAGGTAGTTTGCCCGCCATGCCCACCAGTACCGGCTGCGTGCGGGTAGCCGACGTGAACGGCGATAACTCACCCGATTTATTTGTTGGGGGCCGCGTGACGCCGGGCCGCTACCCCGAGCCGCCAACCAGCTATCTGTTAGTTAACGACGGGCACGGCCGCTTTCACGATCAGACGGCCAGTTTAGCTCCCACCCTAAGGCAGCTAGGTATGGTTACGGATGCCGCCTGGGTGGATTTGAATCAGGACCAGCACCCTGACTTGGTGACGGTCGGCGAATGGCTGCCGGTACAAGTATGGATCAACCACAACGGACAGCTAACCGATGAAACCACTACCTACCTGCCCGGCAAGTTATCGGGCTGGTGGAACAAGCTATTGGTAACCGACCTCAACCAAGACAATCGTCCTGACCTTGTGATCGGCAATATGGGCCTTAACACGCAGTGCCGAGCCACCAACCAACAACCCGCCGAACTGTACTACAAAGACTTCGACGACAACGGGGCCGTTGACCCGATCTTGTGCATGTACGTGCAAGGCAAAAGCTACCCCTTCGTGTCGCGCGATGAGTTATTGGACCAGCTCAGCATGACGCGCACGCGTTTTCCGAATTACCGGAGCTACGCCGACGCGCAGCTGACCAACATCTTTCAGGCTGCGGAGTTGAAAAACGCAAACGTGTTGCGGGCTAACTACCTGCAAACGGCGTGTCTGCTGAGTACCTCGCAAGCAAGGTACCGCTTGGCTCCCCTGCCCTTAGAAGCGCAGTACACCCCCGTTTTCGCCCTTACCACCCTCGACTACAATCACGATGGTCACCCTGACTTATTGCTTGGTGGCAACAGCACCCACTGCCGCATCCGTTTCGGCAACAACGATGCGGGTTACGGGCTGCTACTGCGCGGCGACGGCCGGGGTAACTTCACGGCGGTATCGCAACGGCAATCGGGTTTGCGGGTGCAAGGAGACGTGCGCAGCTTCACCCAGCTCGGTAGCGTGCTTTTAGTAGGGCGCAACAACCAGGAGTTACAGGCCTATGCTTTTAAAAAGCATTAG
- a CDS encoding RagB/SusD family nutrient uptake outer membrane protein, translating into MKTTAKSLRVSLLATAALTLFNACTKLDDESYNQIVTNQFTPTSQDLLALIGPAYNTWRPLYLEFNGVYRINETSTDETVTPARPNGWVDDGSFRRLHEHKWTALDATPRDAWTQSFAGITNCNRILYQVESGQVPVPTGKEQLVAELRVLRASYYYMLCDLFGNVPIVERFDVPAGFLPEQNTRKQVYDFVVKEVTESLPLLSDVADATTYGRFSNKWAAQALLAKMYLNAQVYTGQAEWVKCIAACDAVISSGKYSLEPIQANVFKTQNEGSKEIVFAIPFDEVYATGFRIHMQTLQPQNQATYNAQASMWGGGICAIPQFINTYDPDDNRLKQGWIQGQQYSSTGAPLVGVFGAYTGKPLVFTNTLPGIDNSAEVDGFRVGKFEIKQGVRVDLSNDFPLFRYADILMMKAESMLRLGMGAPAAELVTQVRQRNFTSPAKATVTAADLLKGSSYQYGPARNNVVSPVEGGSDIQYGRFLDELGWEFTGEGHRRQDMIRFGIYTKKSWLSHVPNGDYRTLMPIPQNVLNTNANLKQNPGY; encoded by the coding sequence ATGAAAACCACTGCTAAGTCTTTGCGCGTTAGCTTGCTGGCAACGGCCGCCCTCACTTTATTCAACGCCTGCACCAAACTCGACGACGAGAGCTACAATCAGATTGTCACCAATCAGTTCACGCCCACCTCGCAGGATTTGCTGGCCCTGATTGGTCCCGCTTACAACACGTGGCGGCCCCTGTACTTGGAGTTCAACGGGGTGTACCGCATCAACGAAACCTCCACCGACGAAACCGTGACGCCAGCCCGCCCCAACGGCTGGGTGGACGATGGCTCGTTCCGGCGCCTGCACGAGCACAAGTGGACGGCTCTGGATGCCACCCCGCGCGACGCCTGGACCCAATCGTTCGCCGGCATCACCAACTGCAACCGCATCCTCTACCAAGTGGAGTCGGGCCAGGTACCGGTGCCGACGGGCAAAGAGCAACTCGTGGCGGAACTGCGCGTGTTGCGGGCCTCGTACTACTACATGCTGTGCGACTTGTTTGGCAACGTGCCGATTGTGGAACGGTTTGATGTGCCGGCTGGCTTTTTGCCCGAGCAGAACACCCGCAAGCAAGTGTATGACTTCGTTGTCAAAGAAGTTACGGAATCCTTGCCCCTGCTCAGCGACGTAGCGGACGCCACCACGTACGGCCGATTCAGCAACAAGTGGGCGGCGCAGGCGTTGCTGGCCAAGATGTACCTCAACGCGCAGGTGTACACTGGGCAAGCCGAGTGGGTGAAGTGCATTGCCGCCTGCGACGCCGTAATTAGCTCCGGCAAGTACTCGCTCGAACCGATTCAAGCCAACGTGTTCAAAACGCAGAACGAGGGCTCCAAAGAAATCGTGTTTGCTATTCCCTTCGACGAGGTGTACGCCACGGGCTTCCGCATTCACATGCAAACCCTGCAGCCACAAAACCAAGCCACCTACAATGCGCAGGCCAGTATGTGGGGCGGGGGTATCTGCGCCATTCCACAGTTCATCAACACCTACGACCCAGATGACAATCGCCTCAAGCAGGGGTGGATTCAGGGTCAACAGTACTCTTCCACGGGCGCGCCACTAGTAGGCGTGTTCGGGGCCTACACCGGCAAGCCGTTGGTTTTCACCAATACGCTGCCAGGCATCGACAACTCGGCGGAGGTGGACGGCTTCCGGGTCGGCAAATTCGAAATCAAACAAGGCGTCCGGGTTGATTTAAGCAACGATTTTCCGTTGTTCCGCTACGCCGACATCCTGATGATGAAGGCCGAATCGATGCTGCGCCTGGGGATGGGCGCGCCCGCCGCCGAGCTGGTAACGCAGGTACGGCAGCGCAATTTCACCAGCCCGGCCAAAGCCACAGTGACGGCGGCCGACTTGCTCAAGGGCAGTTCCTACCAATACGGCCCGGCGCGCAACAACGTGGTGAGCCCGGTGGAAGGCGGCTCCGACATTCAATATGGGCGGTTCCTGGACGAGCTTGGCTGGGAATTCACCGGCGAAGGTCACCGCCGCCAAGACATGATACGATTCGGCATCTATACCAAGAAGTCGTGGCTGTCGCACGTGCCCAACGGCGACTACCGCACCCTGATGCCCATCCCGCAAAACGTGCTCAACACCAACGCCAACTTAAAGCAAAACCCCGGCTACTAA
- a CDS encoding SusC/RagA family TonB-linked outer membrane protein, translating to MKIPLPHANSLVLAASLCGLAVAMPRESLAATGFKLVFQADGPIKGRVVDNKGAALPGVNVVVKGTTSGAQTDADGNYSLTAPDNAVLVFSFVGSTAQEITVGGRTVINVTLQPDTKALGDVVVVGYGTQRRADLTSSVASVKEESFIKGATKDAGQLLQGKVAGLTVSSPSGDPTANSQILLRGTATLNSSTQPLVLIDGIPGTLNTVAPEDIESIDVLKDGSAAAIYGTRGTNGVILITTRRPKGNIDPTIEYSGYVSTQRIARRPEMLTASEYRQRLGEGVAFTDQGSSTDWIKEISQKPLIHVHNVTFKGGNAQTNYLINGNYRYFEGIFQKSDNRTFTGRADINHAMFDGRVKVNLGILNSNNRYTATVDGGNFGIPDGGNFGEGRAFNGYTYRQAVIRNPTAPIYNPDGTYAQQLSLFNYENPLSRLYESDGQNSYQNTRLNGSLAWEPIDNLQLKALTSNTRYNQVRGYSETKQHPSTLRDGLNGYASRGTTQVVEKLAELTAAYNRSFGEHRVSVLGGYSYQQNTSENYYQSNWDFPTDLFTYNNIGIGNALRLGRAPMYSDKNQWNLVGFFGRVTYNYKEKYLLLASVRREASSRFLGAEQPWGTFPAVSVGWRINQENFLQDATFLDDLKLRAGYGVTGTAPNSSFLGVARLGYTGYFLSNGTWVQALSPVSNPNPSLRWEEKHETNVGLDYSFFKGRIGGTLDYYIRRTNGLLYDYQVPSPPNLFTTTTANVGSMENKGFEVLLNLIPVQTKSFVWNSSFNFSTNRNKLVSLTNDLYTLTNNFFTTGYTGEPIQTYTHRVEVGKRLGDFYGYKVVDVTDDGQWIYENKSGERLPYSQFTHSEDDKQVLGNGLPKYYAGWNNNFQYKRLDLGITMRGAFGYQILNFQRMYYENTGVTQYNRLSTAYDKVFDKAVLATSMPLEYNSYYIEDGDFWKIDNITLGYNFKPNLVKHVKNMRLYVSTLNTFTITGYSGIDPEVNRIGLAAGNDERDKYPTVRTFTLGANLTF from the coding sequence ATGAAAATTCCCTTACCTCACGCTAATAGCTTGGTGCTGGCTGCTTCTCTTTGCGGGTTGGCGGTAGCAATGCCCAGGGAAAGCTTGGCCGCTACCGGGTTCAAGCTTGTTTTTCAAGCCGACGGACCAATCAAAGGCCGGGTGGTTGACAACAAAGGGGCAGCTTTGCCCGGCGTAAACGTGGTCGTAAAAGGCACTACGAGCGGGGCGCAGACCGATGCCGACGGCAATTATTCGCTAACGGCTCCCGACAACGCGGTGCTGGTTTTCAGCTTTGTGGGCTCCACGGCGCAGGAAATAACCGTAGGAGGACGCACCGTTATCAACGTAACGTTGCAACCCGATACCAAAGCACTTGGCGACGTCGTGGTGGTGGGCTACGGCACCCAGCGGCGCGCCGACCTTACTAGCTCGGTAGCTAGTGTAAAGGAGGAGAGCTTCATTAAGGGCGCGACCAAGGATGCTGGGCAGTTGTTGCAAGGCAAGGTGGCGGGCCTCACCGTAAGTAGCCCCAGCGGCGACCCGACGGCCAACAGCCAGATCCTACTGCGCGGTACAGCAACGCTGAATTCGAGCACTCAGCCGCTCGTGCTCATCGACGGTATACCAGGTACGCTGAACACGGTAGCGCCGGAAGATATCGAGTCGATTGACGTGCTCAAGGATGGTTCGGCGGCCGCTATTTACGGCACGCGGGGCACCAACGGGGTGATTCTTATCACCACGCGCCGCCCGAAAGGCAACATTGACCCTACCATCGAGTACAGCGGCTACGTGAGCACCCAGCGCATTGCGCGCCGCCCCGAAATGCTTACGGCCAGCGAATATCGGCAGCGGCTTGGGGAAGGAGTCGCTTTCACCGACCAGGGCAGCAGCACCGACTGGATCAAGGAAATCAGCCAAAAACCGCTGATTCACGTGCACAACGTGACGTTTAAGGGTGGCAATGCCCAAACCAATTACCTGATTAACGGCAACTACCGCTACTTCGAGGGCATTTTCCAGAAGTCCGACAACCGCACGTTCACTGGGCGCGCCGACATCAACCACGCCATGTTCGACGGCCGGGTAAAGGTTAACCTCGGAATTCTCAATAGCAACAACCGCTACACGGCAACGGTGGACGGCGGCAACTTCGGCATTCCGGACGGTGGCAACTTCGGCGAGGGTCGCGCTTTCAATGGCTACACCTACCGGCAAGCCGTTATTCGTAACCCTACCGCGCCGATCTACAACCCGGACGGCACGTACGCGCAGCAGCTGTCTTTGTTCAACTACGAGAATCCGCTTTCGCGCCTCTACGAATCGGATGGGCAGAACTCCTACCAGAACACGCGCTTGAACGGGAGCCTGGCCTGGGAACCCATCGACAACTTGCAGCTGAAAGCCCTGACCTCGAACACGCGCTACAACCAAGTGCGAGGTTACTCGGAAACCAAGCAGCACCCCTCTACCCTGCGCGACGGCCTGAACGGCTACGCTTCCCGCGGCACCACGCAGGTAGTCGAGAAGTTAGCGGAATTGACGGCGGCCTACAACCGCAGCTTCGGTGAGCACCGCGTGTCGGTGCTCGGCGGCTACAGCTATCAGCAGAACACGTCCGAGAACTACTACCAGTCGAACTGGGACTTTCCTACGGATCTGTTTACGTACAACAACATCGGCATCGGTAATGCTCTGCGCTTAGGCCGCGCGCCGATGTACAGCGACAAAAACCAGTGGAACTTGGTGGGCTTCTTCGGTCGCGTCACTTACAACTACAAGGAAAAGTATCTGCTGCTGGCTAGCGTGCGCCGCGAGGCCTCGTCTCGCTTTCTCGGGGCCGAACAGCCCTGGGGTACCTTCCCGGCCGTGTCGGTGGGCTGGCGCATCAATCAAGAGAATTTCCTGCAGGATGCCACCTTCCTCGACGACTTGAAGCTGCGGGCTGGCTACGGGGTAACAGGTACGGCGCCGAATTCTTCCTTTCTGGGCGTGGCCCGGTTGGGGTATACTGGCTACTTCCTATCGAACGGCACATGGGTACAGGCCCTGAGCCCGGTAAGCAACCCCAACCCGTCGTTGCGCTGGGAGGAAAAACACGAAACCAACGTCGGGCTCGATTACTCTTTCTTTAAAGGGCGCATCGGCGGTACGTTGGACTACTATATCCGGCGCACCAACGGCCTGCTTTACGACTACCAGGTGCCCTCGCCGCCCAACTTGTTCACTACCACCACTGCCAATGTGGGTTCCATGGAAAACAAGGGCTTCGAGGTACTGCTCAACTTGATACCCGTGCAAACCAAGAGTTTTGTATGGAATTCCAGTTTCAACTTTTCAACCAACCGCAACAAACTCGTCTCGCTTACCAACGACCTCTACACGCTCACCAACAACTTCTTTACCACCGGCTACACCGGGGAACCCATCCAAACCTACACGCACCGGGTGGAAGTTGGCAAACGACTCGGGGATTTCTACGGCTACAAAGTGGTGGACGTAACCGATGACGGGCAATGGATCTACGAAAACAAATCGGGTGAGCGGCTGCCCTACAGCCAATTCACGCACAGCGAAGACGACAAGCAGGTGCTCGGCAACGGCTTGCCTAAGTATTATGCCGGCTGGAACAACAACTTCCAGTACAAGCGCCTGGACTTAGGCATCACAATGCGCGGCGCGTTCGGCTACCAGATTCTGAACTTCCAGCGCATGTACTACGAAAACACTGGCGTAACGCAGTACAACCGCCTCAGCACGGCCTACGACAAGGTGTTCGACAAGGCGGTGCTGGCCACCAGCATGCCCCTGGAGTACAACAGCTACTACATCGAGGACGGCGACTTCTGGAAGATCGACAACATCACCCTCGGCTACAACTTCAAGCCGAACTTGGTGAAGCACGTCAAGAACATGCGCCTGTATGTCTCAACGCTGAACACCTTCACCATCACGGGCTACTCGGGTATTGATCCGGAAGTGAACCGCATCGGCCTGGCGGCCGGCAACGATGAACGCGACAAGTACCCGACGGTACGCACTTTCACGCTTGGTGCCAACCTAACCTTCTAA
- a CDS encoding glycoside hydrolase family 127 protein, protein MGKITLTTLALSLTTAALAQQADYPIQAVSFTKVKLADNFWLPRLKTNTDVTIPASFQRCEATNRVKNFEMAAAKSGKFATTFPFDDTDIYKTIEGASYSMSLYPDEKLEAYVDALIAKVAAAQEPDGYLYTARTIDPAHPHAWAGKERWEKERELSHELYNSGHLYEAAVAHYQATGKKNLLNIALKNADLVCSVFGPSKRSVAPGHEIVEMGLVKLYRVTSKPEYLSTAKFFLEQRGQYKGYDAKSKDVWKNGQYWQDDKSVYDQREAIGHAVRAEYLYSAMADVAALTNDKRMLAAVDSIWNNMVSKKFYVTGGTGAVPGGERFGGNYELPNNTAYNETCASVADIYWNQRMFQLHGEAKYADIMEKVLYNGLLSGVGLDGKSFFYSNAMQVKNSFSFAQTEPERAGWFDCSCCPTNLARLFPSLPGYVYAQKGQNVYVNLFVSGETDLLVNKQKVQLTQQNNYPWDGGLKFTVNPTATTDFNLLVRIPGWARNEAMPSDLYTFATPSKEKVAIKINGKPIPYTVKNGYAMLAKKWRKNDVVDVTLPMEVRQVVANPKVKDDLAKAALQRGPVMYCAEWKDNEGKTSNLIVPTATTFAASYQPAVLNGVVELTATVPAVKVDAANNTVSTVQQKLTAIPYYAWANRGKGEMTVWFPQRVTDVDLVSQPATEVVVNK, encoded by the coding sequence ATGGGCAAAATTACCCTCACCACCCTGGCGCTTAGTTTAACCACTGCGGCGCTGGCTCAACAAGCGGACTACCCCATTCAGGCCGTTTCGTTTACCAAGGTGAAGCTGGCCGACAACTTCTGGCTGCCGCGCCTGAAAACCAACACCGACGTGACTATCCCGGCGTCGTTTCAGCGCTGCGAGGCCACCAACCGGGTGAAGAACTTTGAAATGGCCGCGGCTAAGTCGGGCAAGTTTGCTACCACCTTCCCCTTCGACGACACCGATATTTACAAGACCATCGAAGGAGCATCGTATTCGATGAGCTTGTACCCGGACGAGAAGCTCGAAGCCTATGTGGATGCGTTGATAGCTAAAGTGGCCGCGGCGCAAGAGCCCGATGGCTACCTCTACACGGCCCGCACCATCGATCCGGCGCATCCGCACGCGTGGGCTGGCAAAGAACGCTGGGAAAAAGAGCGGGAGCTCAGCCACGAGCTGTATAACTCAGGTCACCTCTACGAAGCCGCCGTCGCGCACTACCAGGCCACCGGCAAGAAGAACTTATTGAATATTGCCCTCAAGAATGCCGACCTGGTGTGCTCGGTGTTCGGGCCGAGCAAGCGCAGCGTAGCCCCGGGCCACGAGATTGTAGAAATGGGCCTCGTGAAGCTCTACCGCGTAACCAGCAAGCCCGAGTATTTAAGCACGGCCAAGTTCTTTCTCGAGCAGCGCGGCCAATACAAAGGCTACGACGCCAAGAGCAAAGACGTGTGGAAAAACGGGCAGTACTGGCAAGACGATAAATCGGTGTACGACCAGCGCGAAGCCATTGGCCACGCCGTTCGCGCCGAATACCTGTACTCGGCCATGGCCGACGTAGCCGCCCTTACCAACGATAAGCGCATGCTGGCCGCCGTGGACAGCATTTGGAACAACATGGTGAGCAAGAAATTCTACGTGACGGGCGGGACGGGCGCGGTGCCCGGCGGCGAACGGTTCGGGGGCAACTACGAGTTGCCCAACAACACAGCTTACAACGAAACCTGCGCCTCTGTAGCCGACATCTACTGGAACCAGCGCATGTTCCAGCTCCACGGCGAAGCTAAGTACGCCGACATCATGGAGAAGGTGCTCTACAACGGCCTGCTCTCGGGCGTGGGCCTCGATGGCAAGTCGTTCTTTTACTCTAACGCCATGCAGGTCAAGAACAGCTTCAGCTTCGCGCAAACTGAGCCGGAGCGGGCGGGCTGGTTTGATTGCTCGTGCTGCCCTACCAACCTCGCCCGCCTGTTTCCTTCGCTGCCCGGCTACGTGTACGCCCAAAAAGGCCAGAACGTGTACGTCAATCTGTTTGTGAGCGGTGAAACCGACTTGCTCGTCAACAAGCAGAAGGTGCAGCTTACTCAGCAAAACAACTATCCCTGGGATGGGGGCCTGAAGTTCACCGTGAACCCGACTGCTACCACCGATTTCAATTTGTTGGTGCGGATTCCGGGCTGGGCACGCAACGAGGCCATGCCTTCGGACTTGTACACGTTTGCGACGCCGTCCAAGGAGAAAGTCGCTATCAAGATCAATGGCAAACCTATACCGTACACGGTAAAGAACGGCTACGCCATGTTAGCCAAAAAGTGGCGCAAAAACGACGTGGTCGATGTGACGCTGCCTATGGAAGTCCGCCAGGTAGTCGCCAACCCCAAGGTGAAAGACGACTTGGCTAAAGCAGCCCTGCAACGCGGACCAGTTATGTATTGCGCCGAGTGGAAAGACAATGAAGGCAAAACCAGCAACTTGATTGTGCCGACTGCCACCACCTTCGCCGCTTCCTACCAGCCCGCCGTGCTCAACGGCGTGGTGGAGCTAACCGCTACCGTACCGGCGGTGAAAGTGGATGCCGCCAACAACACCGTTAGCACCGTGCAGCAGAAGCTAACGGCTATCCCCTACTATGCCTGGGCCAATCGCGGCAAAGGCGAGATGACCGTGTGGTTTCCGCAGCGCGTGACGGACGTGGACTTGGTTAGCCAGCCAGCAACCGAAGTGGTAGTCAATAAATAA